A stretch of Pseudoclavibacter chungangensis DNA encodes these proteins:
- a CDS encoding MFS transporter: MPAVPAAPNDASGGDSWKGHERGSREFGRVRLALFFAGVVTFAQLYAPQAVLPEIATEFGIDASRASLMVSTGTFGVAASVLPWSLVADRVGRVRVMSISVISATVLGLVTAAMPLFELAVALRLLEGIALGGIPAVALAYLNEEVTRRAAPLVAGMFVAGNTMGGLIGRIVSAPIGELLGWRLGLLAVSVVAIVATLGYLWAVPEPRGFTPPPRGTNTLRDDAIETLRHVGLHLRTPALIGTYAQALLLMGGFVAIYNFLGFRLVGAPYDLPTWLASLTFLAYLTGSIASPIAGNLATRFPRKGVLLGCIAVTAFGLVLTVFEPLWLVIGGLVIFTGAFFAAHSVAAGTAGSIPTHGRAQSSALYNLCYYLGSSVFGYLGGLLYESFGWTGTAGMVLGLVLVSAAAAIALIPWRPPTGLIATGAIPTTGPRG; encoded by the coding sequence GTGCCAGCCGTCCCAGCCGCCCCGAACGACGCGTCGGGCGGCGACTCCTGGAAGGGCCACGAACGCGGCTCGCGGGAGTTCGGCCGGGTGCGACTCGCGCTCTTCTTCGCGGGCGTCGTGACGTTCGCACAGCTCTACGCGCCACAGGCCGTCCTGCCCGAGATCGCGACGGAGTTCGGGATCGACGCGAGCCGGGCGTCGCTCATGGTCTCGACGGGCACGTTCGGCGTCGCCGCCTCGGTGCTGCCGTGGTCGCTCGTCGCGGATCGCGTCGGGCGCGTGCGCGTCATGTCGATCTCGGTGATCTCCGCGACCGTCCTCGGACTCGTCACGGCCGCGATGCCGCTCTTCGAGCTCGCCGTCGCGCTCCGACTGCTCGAGGGCATCGCGCTCGGCGGCATCCCGGCCGTCGCGCTCGCCTACCTCAACGAGGAGGTCACGCGCCGGGCCGCCCCGCTCGTCGCGGGTATGTTCGTCGCGGGCAACACGATGGGTGGCCTCATCGGCCGGATCGTCTCGGCGCCGATCGGGGAGCTGCTCGGCTGGCGGCTCGGCCTGCTCGCCGTCTCGGTCGTCGCGATCGTCGCGACGCTCGGCTACCTGTGGGCGGTGCCCGAGCCGCGCGGCTTCACACCACCGCCGCGCGGCACGAACACGCTGCGCGACGACGCGATCGAGACGCTGCGGCACGTCGGCCTCCACCTGCGCACACCGGCGCTCATCGGCACCTACGCGCAGGCGCTCCTGCTCATGGGCGGCTTCGTCGCGATCTACAACTTCCTCGGGTTCCGGCTCGTGGGCGCCCCCTACGACCTGCCGACGTGGCTCGCGAGCCTCACGTTCCTCGCCTACCTCACGGGATCGATCGCCTCGCCGATCGCGGGCAATCTCGCGACCCGCTTCCCGCGCAAGGGCGTCCTGCTGGGGTGCATCGCCGTCACCGCGTTCGGGCTCGTGCTCACGGTGTTCGAGCCGCTGTGGCTCGTGATCGGCGGGCTCGTGATCTTCACGGGAGCATTCTTCGCGGCGCACTCGGTCGCGGCGGGCACCGCGGGGAGCATCCCGACGCACGGCCGGGCGCAGTCCTCCGCGCTCTACAACCTCTGCTACTACCTCGGCTCGAGCGTGTTCGGCTACCTCGGTGGCCTCCTCTACGAGTCGTTCGGCTGGACGGGCACGGCCGGCATGGTGCTCGGGCTCGTCCTCGTCTCGGCGGCCGCGGCGATCGCCCTCATCCCCTGGCGGCCACCAACCGGGCTCATCGCGACGGGCGCGATCCCGACCACGGGGCCCCGCGGCTGA
- a CDS encoding helix-turn-helix transcriptional regulator, which yields MDDTTTRVLSTKEAAAFLGVSRTEVQRAIARGILPFVDRAPAQPRLGVTLDALVAFADRPVELAASPTVPARDTASPLHAG from the coding sequence ATGGACGACACGACGACGCGCGTCCTTTCGACGAAGGAGGCGGCCGCGTTCCTCGGCGTCTCGCGCACCGAGGTGCAGCGCGCGATCGCGCGCGGCATCCTGCCGTTCGTCGACCGGGCACCGGCGCAGCCCCGGCTCGGGGTGACGCTCGACGCACTCGTCGCGTTCGCCGATCGCCCCGTCGAGCTGGCCGCCTCACCCACCGTGCCCGCTCGCGACACCGCCTCGCCACTGCACGCCGGCTGA
- a CDS encoding AI-2E family transporter — protein sequence MATDPTVPGDADERTPHDAAHVHDDAAHPAANAPVPQPADDTTRHQDDDATRTAASGVVASVSASDAPNGEAITEPHPTATGRRPVGVRIERPFVLGFLLTLGGLTAWLLGTTLTDISTILVYIAFALFIALGLDPVVRWIMHRGLSRAWAVVITIVLFLVVFVGVFWLVIPTAVDQITLFVQSVPSLVTEFMRSDFFHWLEGFFGTGLQTLVTDAQSFIADPANIAAIGGGALQVSATVFNGISGTIIVLVLTLYFITSLPGIKTSLYRLAPARSRASISELSDQITDSIGGYLGGMVVLAAMNAIVSGVLYAVLGLPFPLLMAVIAFCITLIPLVGTVLFWSIGSVLAVFSDPLSALVFAAVYLVYMQIEAYLLTPRVMSRTISVPGALVVIGALVGGTLLGLLGALVAIPVTASILLIIKKVWIPRQDAKR from the coding sequence ATGGCCACCGATCCCACCGTGCCGGGCGACGCCGACGAGCGCACCCCGCACGACGCAGCACACGTCCACGACGACGCGGCCCACCCGGCCGCGAACGCCCCCGTCCCCCAGCCCGCCGACGACACCACGCGCCACCAGGACGACGACGCGACCCGGACCGCCGCGTCCGGCGTGGTCGCGTCCGTGTCGGCATCGGACGCCCCGAACGGCGAGGCGATCACGGAGCCCCACCCCACCGCGACGGGACGCCGCCCCGTCGGCGTGCGGATCGAGCGCCCCTTCGTGCTCGGATTCCTCCTCACGCTCGGCGGCCTCACCGCCTGGCTCCTCGGCACGACGCTCACGGACATCTCGACGATCCTCGTCTACATCGCGTTCGCCCTGTTCATCGCGCTCGGCCTCGACCCCGTCGTGCGCTGGATCATGCACCGCGGCCTGTCGCGCGCGTGGGCCGTCGTCATCACGATCGTCCTGTTCCTCGTCGTGTTCGTGGGTGTGTTCTGGCTCGTGATCCCGACCGCGGTCGACCAGATCACGCTCTTCGTGCAGTCCGTCCCGTCGCTCGTCACGGAGTTCATGCGCTCGGACTTCTTCCACTGGCTCGAGGGCTTCTTCGGCACCGGCCTGCAGACGCTCGTCACCGACGCGCAGTCCTTCATCGCCGACCCGGCGAACATCGCGGCGATCGGCGGCGGCGCGCTCCAGGTCAGCGCGACGGTCTTCAACGGCATCTCCGGCACGATCATCGTCCTCGTCCTGACGCTCTACTTCATCACGTCCCTGCCCGGCATCAAGACGTCCCTGTACCGCCTCGCCCCGGCGCGGAGCCGCGCGAGCATCTCCGAGCTGAGCGATCAGATCACCGACTCGATCGGCGGCTACCTCGGCGGCATGGTCGTCCTCGCCGCGATGAACGCGATCGTCTCCGGCGTCCTGTACGCCGTCCTCGGCTTGCCGTTCCCGCTGCTCATGGCGGTCATCGCGTTCTGCATCACGCTCATCCCGCTCGTCGGAACCGTCCTGTTCTGGAGCATCGGGTCGGTCCTCGCGGTCTTCTCCGACCCGCTCTCGGCGCTCGTCTTCGCGGCCGTGTACCTCGTCTACATGCAGATCGAGGCGTACCTGCTCACGCCGCGAGTCATGAGCCGGACGATCTCAGTGCCGGGCGCGCTCGTCGTGATCGGCGCCCTCGTGGGCGGCACGCTGCTCGGCCTGCTCGGCGCGCTCGTCGCCATCCCCGTCACGGCCTCGATCCTGCTCATCATCAAGAAGGTCTGGATCCCGCGCCAGGACGCGAAGCGCTGA
- a CDS encoding helix-turn-helix domain-containing protein: MTDGLDQLGPRLRAARRARGLTLDELAADAGMSASSLSRLESGKRQASLELLVPLTRRLGIRIDDLLVREAPDPRVRRAVVHREGLVITPLAPEHSPVSTYRIVYPPVRELPALRVHDGYEWLYVLSGRLRLRLGEQDLVLTRGEAAEFDTSIPHAMSAAGGRAATVLSIFNDVGERMHTHVADERAGRPGPDERAETSM; the protein is encoded by the coding sequence ATGACGGACGGACTCGATCAGCTCGGCCCGCGACTGCGGGCCGCGCGACGCGCGCGCGGGCTCACGCTCGACGAGCTCGCCGCCGACGCGGGGATGTCGGCGAGCTCGCTCTCACGCCTCGAGTCCGGCAAGCGGCAGGCGAGCCTCGAGCTGCTCGTGCCGCTCACGCGACGTCTCGGCATCCGGATCGACGACCTCCTCGTGCGCGAGGCGCCCGACCCGCGGGTGCGCCGGGCCGTCGTGCATCGCGAGGGGCTCGTCATCACACCGCTCGCCCCCGAGCACTCGCCCGTGAGCACGTACCGCATCGTGTACCCGCCCGTGCGCGAACTCCCGGCGCTGCGCGTGCACGACGGTTACGAGTGGCTCTACGTGCTCTCGGGTCGTCTGCGACTGCGCCTCGGCGAACAGGACCTCGTGCTCACGCGCGGCGAGGCCGCCGAGTTCGACACGAGCATCCCGCACGCGATGAGCGCGGCGGGTGGACGGGCGGCGACCGTGCTGAGCATCTTCAACGACGTGGGCGAGCGCATGCACACCCACGTCGCGGACGAGCGCGCGGGGCGCCCTGGGCCCGACGAACGCGCCGAGACGAGCATGTGA
- a CDS encoding FAD-binding protein translates to MTQNDAPTLHDTIVIGGGAAGLSAALMLGRARRDTLVIDVGSPRNRFADHMHGVLGNEGTPPDELLRRGREEAAGYGVRTIPGTVATVTDVRAASRWASPTATSSARVRSSSRRA, encoded by the coding sequence ATGACGCAGAACGACGCTCCCACGCTCCACGACACGATCGTCATCGGCGGCGGTGCCGCGGGTCTCTCGGCCGCCCTCATGCTCGGGCGCGCCCGGCGGGACACGCTCGTGATCGACGTGGGCAGCCCGCGCAATCGCTTCGCGGACCACATGCACGGCGTGCTCGGCAACGAGGGCACACCACCCGACGAGCTCCTCCGCCGCGGCCGGGAGGAGGCCGCCGGCTACGGCGTCCGCACGATCCCCGGCACGGTCGCGACCGTCACCGACGTCCGGGCGGCGTCGAGGTGGGCCTCACCGACGGCCACCTCCTCCGCTCGCGTGCGCTCGTCGTCGCGACGGGCCTGA
- a CDS encoding sulfurtransferase, whose product MSNRPNQLIEAEELARLLEAGEDVRVLDVRWQLGNPHTHDDYLAGHVPGALFVDLETELSDPPTPRLGRHPLPSAERLQAAVTRWGIDDGTEIVVLDAVGATAAARAWWVLRDAGLERVRVLDGGFPAWQAAGLPVEAGEVDPPGGGTARVRPGALARVSLDEVAGVPRSGVLLDVRAAERYRGEVEPIDPRAGHVPGARSAPTGENLDERGRFRSAAELRERFESLGVEPDRPIVAYCGSGVTAAHTVLALELAGFDPALYPGSWSQWSNRDELPVAIGDAPGDPA is encoded by the coding sequence GTGTCGAACCGACCGAACCAACTCATCGAAGCCGAGGAACTCGCGCGCCTGCTGGAGGCCGGAGAGGACGTCCGCGTCCTCGACGTCCGCTGGCAGCTCGGGAATCCGCACACGCACGACGACTACCTCGCGGGGCACGTGCCCGGCGCGCTGTTCGTCGATCTCGAGACCGAGCTGTCCGACCCGCCGACCCCGCGGCTCGGTCGGCACCCACTGCCCTCGGCCGAACGGCTGCAGGCGGCGGTGACGCGCTGGGGGATCGACGACGGGACGGAGATCGTCGTCCTCGACGCGGTGGGCGCGACCGCGGCCGCGCGCGCGTGGTGGGTGCTGCGGGACGCCGGGCTCGAACGGGTGCGCGTCCTCGACGGCGGCTTCCCGGCGTGGCAGGCGGCCGGGCTCCCCGTCGAGGCAGGCGAGGTCGACCCGCCGGGCGGGGGGACGGCGCGCGTGCGACCGGGCGCGCTCGCGCGCGTGTCCCTCGACGAGGTCGCGGGCGTCCCGCGCAGCGGCGTACTGCTCGACGTGCGGGCCGCCGAACGCTATCGCGGCGAGGTCGAGCCGATCGATCCGCGCGCGGGCCATGTACCCGGTGCCCGGAGCGCACCGACCGGCGAGAACCTGGACGAGCGCGGCCGGTTCCGCAGCGCGGCGGAGCTCCGCGAACGCTTCGAATCACTCGGGGTCGAGCCGGATCGACCGATCGTCGCGTACTGCGGTTCGGGCGTGACGGCCGCACACACCGTGCTCGCGCTCGAGCTCGCGGGCTTCGACCCCGCGCTCTATCCCGGCTCGTGGAGCCAGTGGTCGAACAGGGACGAACTGCCCGTCGCGATCGGGGACGCCCCGGGCGACCCCGCCTGA
- a CDS encoding LysR family transcriptional regulator: protein MNQVLGVTQLRSFVAIADRGGFGRAADALFISQPTVSQHVRQLEGVIGRALVRREGRRAVFTDAGDRLLAEARAILQQHDDALRRLGTLEDAAPVVVGASGALVDELSHGLRPALAEALPGRGLRFRIGRSAAIATELARGTVDVAVLVGFGGDVPGRPAGRLALDWFSAGDPDGDLDDEVPLVACSEPCGIRRRATELLHARGTHVRLAAEAANHEGVVAAARAGLGVGALPFSGVPRGLRPVAGLPSLGTIGVYVAGRPGIDERVLGAMHDEVGTLVAAGAVRAVALAP, encoded by the coding sequence ATGAACCAGGTGCTCGGAGTGACGCAATTGCGGAGCTTCGTCGCGATCGCCGATCGCGGCGGCTTCGGCCGCGCCGCGGACGCCCTGTTCATCAGCCAACCCACCGTCAGCCAGCACGTGCGACAGCTCGAGGGCGTGATCGGGCGGGCGCTCGTCCGGCGCGAGGGGCGCCGCGCGGTGTTCACGGACGCGGGCGACCGGCTGCTCGCGGAGGCGCGCGCGATCCTGCAACAGCACGACGACGCGCTGCGCAGACTCGGGACCCTCGAGGACGCCGCCCCCGTCGTGGTCGGGGCGAGCGGGGCCCTCGTCGACGAACTCTCGCACGGCCTCCGACCGGCCCTGGCCGAGGCCCTGCCCGGCCGCGGCCTCCGCTTCCGGATCGGCCGCTCCGCCGCGATCGCCACGGAGCTCGCGCGCGGAACCGTCGACGTGGCCGTCCTCGTCGGGTTCGGCGGCGACGTACCCGGGCGACCCGCCGGTCGCCTCGCGCTCGACTGGTTCAGCGCGGGCGATCCGGACGGCGACCTCGACGACGAGGTGCCGCTCGTCGCCTGCAGCGAACCGTGCGGCATCCGCCGCCGGGCGACGGAGCTGCTGCACGCGCGCGGGACGCACGTGCGGCTCGCCGCCGAGGCGGCGAACCACGAGGGGGTGGTCGCGGCGGCGCGGGCGGGCCTCGGCGTCGGCGCCCTCCCCTTCTCGGGCGTCCCGCGTGGCCTGCGGCCCGTCGCGGGGCTCCCGTCGCTCGGCACGATCGGCGTGTACGTCGCGGGGCGGCCCGGGATCGACGAGCGCGTTCTCGGCGCGATGCACGACGAGGTGGGCACACTGGTGGCGGCGGGCGCGGTGCGCGCCGTCGCGCTCGCGCCCTGA
- a CDS encoding ArsR/SmtB family transcription factor gives MDVEPGVAQAAQLFKVLGSASRLGLLHLIGQEPRTVSALSSATGLSQPLVSQHLRTLRQAGLVTAVRHGKEAIYEVADHHVTHVIQDALTHVREPHATEGAAVEDVPRIERKEPA, from the coding sequence ATGGACGTGGAACCGGGCGTCGCCCAGGCGGCGCAACTGTTCAAGGTCCTCGGGAGCGCATCGCGGCTCGGTCTCCTGCACCTCATCGGGCAGGAACCCCGCACCGTGAGCGCGCTGAGCTCCGCAACCGGGCTGTCGCAGCCGCTGGTCTCACAGCATCTGCGCACGCTCCGGCAGGCGGGGCTCGTCACCGCGGTCCGACACGGCAAGGAGGCAATCTACGAGGTCGCCGATCACCACGTCACACACGTCATCCAGGACGCGCTCACGCACGTCCGGGAACCCCATGCGACCGAGGGGGCCGCCGTGGAGGACGTGCCACGCATCGAACGGAAGGAACCAGCATGA
- a CDS encoding Fur family transcriptional regulator — protein MAATTDGNRDAAQKHPPVQKRNTAQKAAVRTALEQSPGFISAAKLHHQLIEEGGTIGLATVYRQLNALAEAGEADTITVQSGQLFRVCEPDGHHHHLVCEVCGKAVDIEPPSEAWIRKVADEHGFTVTGHVLEVFGRCPDCAAKPTPENP, from the coding sequence ATGGCCGCGACGACCGACGGCAACCGTGACGCCGCACAGAAGCACCCGCCCGTGCAGAAGCGCAACACCGCGCAGAAAGCGGCCGTCCGGACGGCGCTCGAGCAGTCGCCGGGCTTCATCTCCGCGGCGAAGCTGCACCATCAGCTCATCGAGGAGGGCGGCACGATCGGGCTCGCGACCGTGTACCGGCAGCTCAACGCGCTCGCCGAGGCGGGCGAGGCCGACACGATCACGGTGCAGAGCGGGCAGCTGTTCCGCGTGTGCGAGCCGGACGGACACCACCACCACCTCGTGTGCGAGGTGTGCGGCAAGGCGGTCGACATCGAGCCGCCGAGCGAGGCGTGGATCCGGAAGGTGGCCGACGAGCACGGTTTCACGGTGACGGGCCACGTGCTCGAGGTCTTCGGCCGCTGCCCGGACTGCGCGGCGAAGCCCACCCCCGAAAACCCCTGA
- a CDS encoding MFS transporter, with the protein MSSDDAFEERAPYAGVTGGVASARVASTVRAPRTEVPTLLGAQMAFNIGFYAVVPFIAIVLADDFALAGTAVGLVLGVRTFAQQGMFLVGGVLADRFGARTLILVGCGVRVLGFLTLAASLWSPEPALWLFVVGTVLTGLGGALFSPGLNVLIADAESRRGPAGARRRATLFAWLGVTGEVGAVIGPVVGALLLGLGFATVAAAGAGMFVVIGVLLAWLLPRPDATRGRGRGRSRRGRGDPRADARGSHGLGSHGHGGARIDGEPDEGEDPAEHPPARGWAALRDRRFVAFAALHASDLLAYNQLYLALPLALAVVGAGADVVALLFVWVSVLTLGAQLPIARVCARLGDERALRLGYLVTAAGFGLAAASAIVPVSRTAAIIAAFGTATGIILGHLAANPTALGRVHRFAVAGPTGSFFGLLATAGGVAVLIGNVFVGRLFALGAEVTAAAPWPVLGTGAAAAAPWLVLAIPSLLAALLVPRILCGTESRVVATGPAAR; encoded by the coding sequence TCTATGCCGTCGTGCCGTTCATCGCGATCGTGCTCGCCGACGACTTCGCGCTCGCGGGCACCGCCGTCGGCCTCGTGCTCGGGGTGCGCACGTTCGCGCAGCAGGGCATGTTCCTCGTCGGTGGCGTGCTCGCCGATCGCTTCGGCGCACGAACGCTCATCCTCGTCGGCTGTGGCGTGCGCGTCCTCGGATTCCTCACGCTCGCCGCCTCGCTGTGGTCGCCCGAGCCCGCGCTGTGGCTCTTCGTCGTGGGGACCGTGCTCACGGGCCTCGGCGGGGCGCTGTTCTCGCCGGGCCTGAACGTGCTCATCGCGGACGCCGAGTCGCGTCGAGGCCCGGCGGGTGCGCGGCGCCGGGCGACGCTGTTCGCGTGGCTCGGGGTGACGGGGGAGGTCGGCGCGGTCATCGGCCCCGTCGTCGGGGCGCTCCTGCTCGGCCTCGGCTTCGCGACGGTCGCCGCCGCGGGTGCGGGGATGTTCGTGGTCATCGGCGTCCTGCTCGCCTGGCTCCTGCCGCGCCCCGACGCGACGCGCGGACGAGGCCGGGGCCGGTCTCGCCGCGGTCGCGGCGACCCGCGTGCGGACGCGCGCGGATCCCACGGGCTCGGATCCCACGGGCACGGCGGTGCCCGGATCGACGGCGAGCCGGATGAGGGCGAGGACCCCGCGGAGCACCCGCCCGCGCGCGGCTGGGCGGCGCTCCGGGATCGGCGCTTCGTCGCGTTCGCGGCACTGCACGCGTCGGATCTTCTCGCGTACAACCAGCTCTATCTGGCGCTGCCGCTCGCGCTGGCCGTGGTCGGCGCGGGCGCCGATGTCGTCGCGCTCCTCTTCGTGTGGGTGTCGGTGCTCACGCTCGGTGCGCAACTCCCGATCGCGCGAGTGTGCGCACGACTGGGCGACGAACGCGCGCTCCGCCTCGGGTACCTCGTGACCGCGGCCGGGTTCGGGCTCGCCGCCGCATCGGCGATCGTGCCCGTGTCGCGGACGGCGGCGATCATCGCGGCGTTCGGCACCGCGACGGGGATCATCCTCGGCCATCTCGCCGCGAACCCGACGGCGCTCGGGCGTGTGCATCGCTTCGCTGTCGCCGGGCCGACCGGCTCGTTCTTCGGCCTGCTCGCGACGGCGGGCGGCGTGGCCGTGCTCATCGGCAACGTCTTCGTGGGTCGGCTGTTCGCGCTCGGGGCCGAGGTGACGGCCGCCGCCCCGTGGCCAGTGCTCGGGACCGGTGCGGCCGCCGCCGCGCCGTGGCTCGTGCTCGCGATCCCCTCGCTCCTGGCCGCGCTGCTCGTTCCGCGCATCCTGTGCGGCACAGAAAGCCGGGTTGTTGCTACCGGGCCCGCGGCCCGGTAG